In a genomic window of Occallatibacter riparius:
- a CDS encoding Ig-like domain repeat protein: MNRSIAKSIPMACTGLCLALTWSLSSRCITAQSPQTAITLDPPAGLEMQAHAFDSRGTRLPEAPANFRRLGEGRVGEAADVHALTFRFTATTKLTGIKSTKDFRIEPGGSCAQGTTYQAKSTCSLLVRFTPQGAGSRLGHITLSTNLSPTPFAFGLGGYGYSPIISFVPSQITTLPGSYPSNVGLLNGAQNLAIDGSDTLWVSDTGNNVVRNYDSSATFKTLASGFSAPWGITVDTFGQAYFSRPASNALHEIYDYGPVVTISGSTTGACPAATPCTLSSHLITKPGEMSMDPYNHMFFTEQSSGGAFSTVQPVPANLIFLYDPFPYQTVTQGPAAMDASDNIYSFWGTSGDCEIVQQSLYNAENNNQAFTKIAGGHTCGFAGDKGLAGNAEIGTSIGQIAFDTAGDMYFTDSANQRVRRIEYTTGVIRTIAGNGTAGYTGDGGQSTFATLNAPTGVGVDSTGSVYVISNSASSGSAQVIRKIGPNGYLNFGNQSKGTGSGSLQLAITNTGNSTLVLSGNYIMWGNNTSDFKVLSIATTCPLTTGGTLYAGQTCYVGFQFTPTATGSRSAVFRLLGNTVSGTSDAILIGNGTLPVPTLAITSPTNGASFTSGTPVTLSASVTSTSGSQPTGTVQFKVDGANFGGPVTLSGTGTASTSVTGLTQTTHSLAATYNGDANYAATGPVSVSIVVTAVKIGASVSLSPTASTSGCAPMQFAVAVTSTSSTLPTGQVSILDGTRTLATGTLSNGKITLSTPHLGPGSHSLTAHYGGDAHYLASDSGPLVEAGGAAVSCQPILPGRGFLGGIPVI; this comes from the coding sequence ATGAATCGCTCCATCGCCAAATCTATCCCCATGGCATGCACGGGCCTCTGTCTGGCGCTCACGTGGTCTCTGAGCTCCCGCTGCATCACTGCACAATCGCCACAAACCGCAATCACGCTGGATCCGCCTGCCGGGCTCGAAATGCAGGCGCACGCTTTTGACAGCAGAGGCACTCGGCTTCCGGAGGCACCGGCCAACTTCCGCCGGCTGGGCGAAGGCCGCGTGGGCGAAGCCGCAGATGTGCACGCGCTCACATTTCGCTTCACCGCGACAACGAAGCTGACCGGGATCAAATCTACGAAGGATTTCCGGATCGAGCCCGGCGGGAGCTGCGCTCAGGGTACTACCTACCAGGCCAAAAGCACCTGCTCGCTCCTGGTGCGTTTTACGCCGCAAGGCGCCGGAAGCCGGCTCGGTCACATCACCTTGAGCACCAACCTGTCGCCCACCCCGTTTGCCTTCGGCCTGGGCGGATACGGCTACTCTCCCATCATTAGTTTCGTCCCGTCCCAGATCACCACCCTTCCCGGTTCTTATCCCTCCAACGTGGGTCTGCTGAACGGAGCGCAGAACCTGGCGATCGACGGAAGCGACACCTTGTGGGTGTCGGATACCGGGAACAACGTAGTTCGCAATTACGATTCGAGCGCGACCTTCAAGACTCTTGCCTCCGGGTTCTCAGCTCCGTGGGGCATTACGGTGGACACATTCGGACAGGCCTACTTTAGCCGGCCGGCGTCGAATGCACTGCATGAGATCTACGATTACGGCCCGGTTGTCACCATCAGTGGATCGACGACTGGAGCTTGTCCCGCTGCGACGCCCTGCACCCTGAGTTCGCATTTGATTACGAAACCCGGGGAAATGAGCATGGACCCATACAATCACATGTTCTTCACCGAGCAGAGCAGCGGAGGTGCGTTCTCGACGGTACAGCCGGTGCCCGCCAACCTGATCTTTCTCTATGACCCGTTCCCCTATCAGACCGTGACCCAGGGCCCCGCGGCCATGGACGCGAGCGACAACATCTACAGCTTCTGGGGCACCAGCGGAGACTGCGAGATCGTTCAGCAGTCCCTCTACAACGCCGAAAACAATAATCAGGCATTCACCAAGATAGCCGGGGGGCATACCTGCGGCTTCGCCGGCGACAAAGGCCTGGCCGGGAACGCCGAGATCGGCACTTCCATTGGCCAGATCGCGTTTGACACCGCCGGGGACATGTACTTCACCGACTCGGCCAACCAGCGCGTGCGCAGAATCGAATACACCACAGGAGTGATCCGCACCATCGCGGGAAACGGCACTGCGGGGTACACGGGTGACGGCGGACAGTCCACGTTCGCTACCCTTAACGCTCCCACAGGCGTGGGTGTTGATTCCACCGGGAGCGTCTACGTCATCAGCAACTCTGCCTCTTCGGGCTCAGCGCAGGTTATCCGCAAGATCGGGCCCAACGGTTACCTCAATTTCGGCAACCAGTCAAAGGGCACCGGCAGTGGTTCGCTGCAGTTGGCCATTACCAATACCGGAAACAGCACCCTGGTACTCTCCGGCAACTACATCATGTGGGGGAATAACACCTCGGATTTCAAAGTTCTTTCGATCGCAACGACTTGTCCTCTCACCACCGGAGGCACCCTATATGCGGGTCAAACGTGCTACGTAGGATTTCAGTTCACACCCACAGCCACTGGCAGCCGGTCCGCGGTCTTCCGCCTGCTAGGCAACACGGTGAGCGGGACAAGTGACGCAATCCTAATTGGCAACGGGACGCTACCCGTACCGACATTGGCGATCACCTCTCCGACGAACGGCGCCTCGTTTACATCGGGTACCCCTGTCACCCTCAGCGCCAGCGTGACATCAACCTCAGGATCGCAGCCTACCGGCACGGTGCAGTTCAAGGTAGACGGCGCAAACTTTGGTGGACCCGTGACCCTTTCAGGAACCGGCACCGCCTCGACCAGCGTGACCGGATTGACACAAACCACCCACTCGCTTGCTGCAACCTACAACGGCGACGCCAACTACGCCGCCACTGGTCCGGTCAGCGTAAGTATTGTGGTGACGGCGGTGAAGATCGGCGCGTCTGTCTCGCTTTCGCCCACCGCGAGCACCAGCGGATGCGCTCCGATGCAGTTTGCGGTCGCGGTTACAAGCACATCGAGCACTCTGCCTACTGGCCAGGTCTCTATCCTCGACGGCACCCGGACCCTTGCTACCGGCACGCTCAGCAATGGAAAGATAACATTGTCCACGCCGCATCTGGGCCCCGGCTCGCATTCTCTTACAGCCCATTACGGAGGCGACGCGCACTACCTCGCAAGTGACTCAGGCCCATTGGTTGAAGCGGGCGGAGCAGCGGTTTCCTGCCAGCCCATACTGCCCGGCAGGGGATTCCTGGGCGGTATCCCGGTCATTTAG
- the kdsA gene encoding 3-deoxy-8-phosphooctulonate synthase: MSHSFEIGPVQVGTGRLFLIAGPCVIESETHARKMADAIQRIASDLKIPYIFKASYDKANRTSVKSFRGPGIAEGTRILGQVARDTGLPVLTDVHEPSHCEIAAEAVDVLQIPAFLCRQTDLLVAAGKTGRAVNIKKGQFVAPWDMTHPVEKVRSTGNERVFLTERGASFGYNTLVVDFRSLPVMRQQAPVVFDGTHSVQQPSAAGGVSGGQPEFIPLLARAAVAAGVDGLFLEVHDDPANAKSDGANALRLDLLKSLLERLLAIHGAAGGS; encoded by the coding sequence GTGAGTCATTCGTTTGAAATCGGGCCCGTGCAGGTGGGGACGGGCCGGCTGTTCCTGATCGCCGGGCCTTGCGTGATCGAGTCGGAGACGCATGCGCGCAAGATGGCCGATGCCATCCAGCGCATCGCCTCAGACCTCAAGATTCCCTATATCTTCAAGGCCAGTTACGACAAGGCAAACCGGACCAGCGTGAAAAGCTTTCGCGGACCCGGCATTGCGGAGGGCACCAGGATTCTCGGGCAGGTCGCCAGGGACACTGGGCTGCCGGTGCTGACGGATGTCCACGAGCCATCGCACTGCGAAATTGCGGCGGAAGCCGTGGATGTGCTGCAGATCCCGGCATTCCTGTGCCGGCAGACGGATCTGCTTGTTGCGGCGGGCAAGACCGGGCGCGCCGTGAACATCAAGAAGGGGCAGTTCGTCGCGCCGTGGGATATGACGCATCCGGTGGAAAAGGTCCGCTCTACAGGCAATGAACGCGTGTTCCTCACCGAGCGCGGTGCCAGCTTCGGCTACAACACGCTGGTGGTCGATTTCCGCTCGCTGCCGGTGATGCGGCAGCAGGCGCCGGTAGTCTTTGATGGCACCCACAGCGTGCAGCAGCCCAGTGCGGCCGGTGGGGTGAGCGGCGGGCAGCCGGAGTTCATTCCACTGCTGGCACGTGCCGCGGTGGCCGCGGGCGTCGACGGCCTGTTTCTCGAAGTGCACGATGACCCAGCCAATGCTAAGAGCGACGGCGCGAACGCCCTGCGCCTCGACTTGCTGAAGTCGCTGCTGGAGCGACTGCTGGCCATCCACGGGGCTGCTGGCGGATCTTAG
- a CDS encoding M50 family metallopeptidase, translated as MLNNIGRSTRIFRAAGIDVYLHWSWFVVAVYAIVSRGHRYSSIVWNVLEYVGLFVIVLLHEFGHSLACRQVGGRSDRIMLWPLGGAAHVVPPPRPAATLWSIAAGPLVNVALLPILGGAYMLADRGGWETTTPDAYRFLLMLLSIDVILLLFNLLPIYPLDGGQILRCLLWFIVGRGRSLMITTILSFVGAAGVLILAAWQRSGLMIAVAVFMLMSCWRGLTQARALLRAAKAPRRAGAACPSCHSAPFLGPRWVCNQCSSRFDPFESGGACPVCSAPNATTQCPDCHLRSPIEQWFAPDAARAATLETQPEHLASR; from the coding sequence ATGCTAAACAACATAGGCCGCTCCACCCGCATCTTTCGGGCCGCTGGAATCGACGTTTACCTGCATTGGTCGTGGTTTGTGGTGGCCGTGTACGCGATCGTAAGCAGGGGGCACCGTTATTCCTCCATTGTGTGGAATGTACTGGAGTATGTCGGCCTTTTCGTGATCGTGCTCCTGCATGAATTCGGGCACTCGCTGGCGTGCCGCCAGGTGGGCGGACGATCCGATCGCATCATGCTGTGGCCGCTGGGCGGCGCCGCTCACGTTGTGCCTCCACCGCGGCCTGCCGCTACTCTCTGGAGCATCGCTGCCGGCCCGCTGGTGAATGTCGCTTTGCTGCCCATCCTGGGAGGCGCGTATATGCTTGCGGACCGGGGTGGATGGGAGACCACGACTCCGGATGCGTATCGCTTTCTGCTGATGCTCCTGAGCATTGACGTCATCCTCCTACTGTTCAATTTGCTGCCCATTTATCCGCTGGATGGCGGCCAGATATTGCGTTGCCTGCTGTGGTTCATCGTCGGCCGCGGTCGCAGCCTGATGATCACCACGATTCTGAGCTTCGTCGGCGCTGCCGGAGTTCTAATACTGGCGGCCTGGCAGCGTTCCGGCTTGATGATCGCGGTGGCGGTGTTCATGCTGATGAGCTGCTGGAGGGGACTCACGCAGGCGCGAGCACTTCTGCGCGCCGCCAAGGCTCCGCGCCGCGCCGGGGCCGCATGTCCCTCCTGCCACAGCGCTCCGTTTCTTGGGCCCCGCTGGGTTTGCAACCAGTGTTCCAGCCGCTTCGATCCATTCGAGAGTGGCGGAGCCTGCCCGGTTTGCTCCGCGCCGAACGCCACCACGCAGTGTCCCGATTGCCATCTGCGCTCGCCTATAGAGCAGTGGTTTGCGCCGGACGCGGCCCGGGCCGCAACACTGGAGACTCAGCCGGAGCATCTCGCTTCGCGCTGA
- a CDS encoding glycoside hydrolase 5 family protein: protein MNRREFAAGTAAVLLGQRLVAQTAGVDHPGLDLNRHRFGVNYTPSRNWWFCWNDWDAGPIARDLDAIAALGADHLRIMLVWPFFQPNPKWVSTAHLERMDQLLSLMGERKLDALVTVFTGQLSGWYFLPSFNRLSDGFYTKKEMWDAQELFIRELARVMKPHANIIGFDFGNELNTCWKAKQAEGDAWMAKMFALMQSILPDGLHVNGVDHHPWFEDDTFSQKALATARFPVMHCYPWWTEALKYGGAMDPPSVKLLAAMAALIRSYAGDVRKPVWAGEFNTCIEALPEKGQAEWLEKAVTAAIEQGVSWFSYWDSHDVDRKFEFNPLEYTLGLLTNDGRVKEQGRVFKQLAETYRGKPVKYPSASLPAPPKTRTIAGTWDWINGWLGWKKPGTA, encoded by the coding sequence ATGAATCGACGGGAATTCGCAGCGGGTACTGCGGCGGTTTTGCTCGGACAAAGACTGGTCGCGCAAACAGCGGGTGTGGATCATCCTGGGCTTGATCTAAATCGCCATCGCTTCGGCGTCAACTACACGCCTTCGCGCAATTGGTGGTTCTGCTGGAACGACTGGGACGCGGGCCCGATTGCGCGCGATCTTGATGCCATCGCCGCGCTGGGCGCGGATCACCTGCGCATCATGCTCGTCTGGCCGTTCTTCCAGCCCAACCCGAAATGGGTGAGCACGGCGCATCTGGAGCGGATGGATCAGCTCTTATCGCTGATGGGCGAGCGCAAACTGGATGCGCTGGTCACAGTGTTTACCGGCCAACTCAGCGGCTGGTACTTCCTGCCGTCGTTTAATCGCCTCAGTGATGGTTTCTATACAAAGAAGGAAATGTGGGATGCGCAGGAGCTATTCATCCGCGAGTTGGCGCGCGTGATGAAGCCGCACGCCAACATCATCGGCTTCGACTTTGGCAACGAACTTAACACCTGCTGGAAGGCGAAGCAGGCGGAGGGCGATGCGTGGATGGCGAAGATGTTCGCGCTGATGCAATCGATCTTGCCTGATGGCCTGCACGTCAACGGAGTCGATCATCATCCCTGGTTCGAGGACGACACGTTTTCGCAGAAGGCGCTCGCTACGGCGCGCTTCCCGGTGATGCATTGTTATCCGTGGTGGACCGAGGCGCTGAAGTACGGCGGCGCGATGGATCCGCCCAGCGTGAAGCTGCTGGCGGCGATGGCTGCGTTGATCCGGAGCTATGCGGGCGACGTGCGCAAGCCAGTGTGGGCGGGCGAGTTCAACACGTGCATCGAAGCGCTTCCGGAGAAAGGCCAGGCCGAGTGGCTGGAGAAGGCTGTGACCGCGGCCATCGAGCAGGGCGTGAGCTGGTTCAGCTACTGGGACTCGCATGACGTGGATCGCAAGTTCGAATTCAATCCGCTGGAGTACACGCTGGGCCTGCTCACCAATGACGGCCGCGTGAAAGAGCAGGGGCGCGTGTTCAAGCAGTTGGCGGAGACGTATCGCGGGAAGCCGGTGAAGTATCCGAGTGCCAGCTTGCCGGCGCCGCCGAAGACCAGGACCATCGCGGGGACTTGGGACTGGATCAACGGGTGGCTGGGTTGGAAGAAACCGGGAACAGCATGA
- a CDS encoding S9 family peptidase, producing the protein MNFPSAERLFRLVISGPAMAGLLVCAAGAQSVDRAHVEEVLRGLNRGHGGGQVAVSPDGKQLAWIAGGRGGGEILVAPIDDLKKTQHVTAATKPDQHCSENDLTWEPDSKALAFFSDCASSDGQHDLYLSRVDGTPAKRLTQLKGYVHEAAFSPDGSKIAFLYVAGATRPAGALAAMKLPSGVIGEDGVEVQRVAYADAAAATPADATLATPANLHAYEYDWAPDSKGFAYVAAAPPGENNWWVAKLYTQTLGSEPKAVLAPAEVAGALHGLQIAVPRWSPDGKTIAFIGGLMSDQGSTGGDVWIVSAQGGAPRDLTAGRPTSPAWVEWSGNDYLFVSELAGGNNQLIRLHLQGDRTGDGAVTFGSPIFSIPGSVGDGRWSHSLSSTADHSMFVFEASTFEKAPEIYGAKPGTVMSSGLDGVMQLSHLNDGVEPAWGKAVSLSWKNDNFRVQGWLLLPKDYDPNKRYPLIVEVHGGPASAVQAAWGGRGGLSATAFSALGYFVLEPNPRGSFGQGEDFTKANRKDFGYGDLQDILKGVDTVLAKYPVDPNRVGITGWSYGGFMTMFAVTQTNRFKAAVAGAGISNWQSYYGENSIDQWMIPYFGASVYDDPAVYARESAINFIKNVKTPTLVVVGDRDGECPAPQSYEFWHALRDEHVPTQLVIYPNEGHGFVNPEHRRDVMDRAVEWFAKYLPAGEGSENQAGANR; encoded by the coding sequence ATGAATTTCCCCTCAGCGGAAAGACTCTTTCGGCTTGTGATTTCGGGCCCGGCAATGGCGGGCTTGCTGGTTTGCGCAGCGGGTGCTCAGAGTGTTGACCGCGCGCATGTAGAAGAGGTGCTGCGCGGTTTGAATCGCGGGCACGGCGGGGGCCAGGTGGCGGTTTCGCCGGATGGCAAACAGCTGGCGTGGATTGCGGGCGGCCGCGGTGGCGGCGAAATCCTCGTAGCTCCGATCGACGACCTGAAGAAGACGCAACACGTGACCGCGGCGACAAAGCCCGACCAGCATTGCAGCGAGAATGACCTGACCTGGGAGCCGGATTCGAAAGCTCTGGCGTTCTTCTCGGATTGCGCCAGCAGCGACGGACAACACGATCTCTATTTGTCGCGCGTGGACGGAACACCAGCAAAGCGGCTGACGCAGTTGAAAGGCTACGTGCACGAGGCAGCTTTCTCGCCGGATGGAAGCAAGATCGCGTTCCTCTATGTGGCGGGCGCGACTCGACCGGCGGGTGCGCTGGCGGCGATGAAGCTTCCTTCGGGAGTCATCGGAGAGGACGGCGTGGAAGTGCAGCGCGTGGCGTATGCCGATGCTGCGGCGGCTACTCCGGCGGATGCGACGCTGGCCACTCCCGCCAATCTGCACGCGTATGAATATGACTGGGCGCCTGATTCGAAGGGTTTCGCGTATGTTGCGGCTGCTCCGCCGGGCGAGAACAACTGGTGGGTGGCCAAGCTTTATACGCAGACGCTCGGCAGCGAACCAAAGGCAGTGCTGGCTCCGGCGGAGGTTGCAGGGGCGCTGCATGGGTTGCAGATCGCGGTGCCGCGCTGGTCGCCGGATGGCAAGACGATCGCCTTCATCGGCGGACTCATGAGCGATCAGGGCTCAACCGGCGGCGACGTGTGGATCGTGTCTGCGCAAGGCGGAGCGCCTCGGGATCTCACCGCCGGCAGACCGACCTCTCCCGCGTGGGTAGAGTGGAGCGGCAATGACTACTTGTTCGTAAGCGAACTGGCCGGAGGAAATAATCAGCTAATCCGGCTGCATTTGCAGGGCGACCGCACAGGCGACGGTGCCGTGACGTTCGGTTCGCCAATCTTCAGCATTCCGGGCAGCGTGGGTGACGGCCGGTGGTCGCACTCGCTGTCGAGCACTGCGGACCATTCGATGTTCGTCTTCGAGGCGAGCACGTTTGAGAAGGCTCCGGAGATCTATGGCGCGAAGCCAGGAACGGTGATGTCGTCGGGACTCGATGGTGTGATGCAGTTGTCGCACCTGAACGACGGCGTGGAGCCGGCATGGGGCAAGGCTGTTTCACTGAGCTGGAAGAATGACAACTTCCGGGTGCAGGGCTGGCTGCTGCTCCCCAAAGACTATGACCCGAACAAAAGATATCCGCTGATCGTCGAGGTACACGGCGGCCCGGCGTCGGCAGTGCAGGCGGCCTGGGGCGGACGCGGCGGCCTGAGCGCGACTGCCTTTTCGGCTCTGGGCTACTTCGTGCTGGAGCCCAATCCTCGCGGAAGCTTCGGGCAGGGTGAGGACTTCACCAAGGCCAACCGCAAGGACTTCGGCTACGGCGATCTGCAGGACATCCTCAAGGGTGTCGATACAGTGCTGGCGAAGTACCCGGTCGACCCGAACCGCGTGGGCATCACGGGATGGAGCTATGGCGGGTTCATGACGATGTTTGCCGTGACACAAACCAATCGCTTCAAGGCGGCGGTCGCCGGGGCGGGAATATCGAACTGGCAGAGCTACTACGGCGAGAACTCAATTGACCAGTGGATGATTCCGTACTTCGGCGCCAGCGTCTATGACGACCCGGCGGTGTATGCGCGCGAGTCGGCCATCAATTTCATCAAAAACGTTAAGACTCCGACCCTGGTGGTGGTGGGTGATCGCGATGGCGAATGTCCCGCGCCGCAGTCGTATGAGTTCTGGCACGCACTCAGGGATGAGCATGTACCCACGCAGTTGGTGATCTATCCGAACGAGGGGCACGGCTTCGTCAATCCCGAACATCGCCGCGACGTCATGGACCGCGCGGTCGAGTGGTTTGCGAAGTATCTGCCTGCCGGAGAAGGGAGCGAAAACCAGGCAGGTGCTAACCGGTAA